Below is a window of Paraburkholderia kururiensis DNA.
TGACCAGAATGTCGAGAGCCTTGCTGCCGTTGCGCCTCGTGAGCTCGTCGTCGAGTTGCTCGAACAAGGCCGGAACGGCCGCCGGATCGACGAGATCCGCATGAATCGCGAACGCGGTGCCGCCCGCTTTCGCGATGGCCGCGACGGCCTCGTCCGCACCCGATCGGCTGGCGTTGTAGGTGAGCGCGACCGTCGCCCCGTCCTTTGCAAGACGTTCGGCGATCGCGCGGCCAATGCCCCGCGATGCGCCGGTGACGAGCGCCGTTTTGCCCTTGAGTGATTGGGTCATTGAGTCGTTCTCCTCAGAGTTGCGCCAGACCACCGTCGACGGCGACCTCGCTGGCGGTCATGAAGCTGCTGTCCGACGATGCAAGAAAGGCGGCCACCGCGCCGATCTCGGCCGGATCGGCCATACGCTGGAGCGGCGTCATCGCGCCGTAGGCCTTCTGGCCTTCTTCGCCTAGCGCCTGCTTCGCGAGTTCGGTCGCCGTCGCCCCGGGCGAGAGCACGTTCACGCGGATACCGGTGCCCTTCAGGTCCTCCGCCCAGGTTCGGGCGAGGTTGCGCACCGCCGCCTTGCTCGCGCTGTAGGCCGTGAATCCAGGGGCGCCCGTGGTGCCGGCGCTCGAGCCGGTCAGGATGATCGAACCGCCTGGGCCCATCAGCGGCAGCGCCTTCTGGACCGTGAAGATCGTCCCCTTCACATTGGTGGCGAAGGTCTCGTCGATGTGCTGGCCGGTGATCTGGCCAAGCGCAAGCGGGCTGCCCGTCCCGGCATTGGCCAAGACGATGTCGAGGGTTCCGCGCTCGGCCTTCACCGCCGCGTAGAGCCGGTCGAGGTCGGCCGCATCGGAAACCGAACCCTTCACCGCGCGGGCATGAGGCCCGAGGTCGGCCAACGCGGCGTCGAGCGCTTCCTGGCGGCGGCCGAAGATAAAGACGAAGGCGCCTTCCTCGATGAAGCGCTTCGCTGCGGCGCGGCCGATGCCCGTGGCGCCGCCGGTGATCACCGCGGTCTTTCCATTCAGTCTGTTCATGTCATGCGTCCTTCGAAACAAAAGCGACAAGGCCGATTCTGGGCCTCTTGATTCATGAAGCCAATTGACTGAATATCTATAAGTACCATCTACTTTTCAGATAGATATGTTGGACAACGTCACCATCAATCAACTTCGGGCGTTCGTCGCCGTGTGCGACGAGGGAAGCTTTTCCGGAGCGGCACGACAGTTGAGGCGTGCCCAGTCGGCGATCAGTCACGCGATCAGCGCGCTCGAAAGTGCCTTCGATGTGGTGCTGTTCGAGCGCAACACGCGCAAAGCGACGCTGACGGCCGCGGGCCGCAGCCTCCTGCCTGACGCGCGTGGGGTGATCTCGCGCACCGAGGAAATGAAGATGCGCGCGGTGGCCATTGCTGAAGCCGGCGTCCCACAGGTCTCGGTTGCCGTGGATACCTACTTTCCGCGTGCCCACCTGATCGAATGCCTGCGCACCGTGCAGGCGGACTTTCCAACGGTCGCCATCAATCTGCGCATGACGACCATGCAGGGCGGCGAGCGTCTGGTTGTTGAAGGCACGTGCGCGTTAGCGGTGACGATCACGGACGTGCCCGAGTTGAACCCGGCCACCATAGAACGGCAGCATCTGTGTGACGCGCAAATGGTGACCGTCTGCGCGCCATCGCATCCGCTGGCCTCGATCGCGGGGCCCATTCCGCGCGAGGAGTTTGCGCGGCACATCCAGCTCGTCGTCACGGACAATCAGCCCCATGCGGAAAAGACCCAGCAGGGCGTCGCCAGTGAACGCCAGTGGTGGGTGAACGACCTCGGCGCGAAGCACGATCTGCTCAGGGGAGGCCTGTGCTGGGGCCACATGCCGCGTCATATGGTGGCGGAAGACCTGGCGAATGGAACGCTTGTCGAACTCCAGCGGCGCGCATGGCACATGCGTCCCCTCACGTTCATGATCTCGCAGCGGCGCGGGTACGCGTTTTCCGCATGCGAGACACGGCTGGTCGAGCTTCTTGGCCATCGTCAGCGTTTCTCGAAAGGCGGGAAGACGAAGGCCAGCGTAAAGCGCGGTCGATGACTGATTTGCCCGGCGACGCGGCGGCGCAGCCCGTTATGTGACCGGCGGTCGAGGACGGCCATCAAGAGTCATTCGGTGAAGTTGAACGATCGTCCCCGGACACGCCGAGCGCTTTTGTCCCGAGGCTTTTACGCCAGCTCTCAGCCGGACTCGCAACCATAAGCCAATACCCACCGTACGATGCCGGCTCCACGACGATCCGGCCAGGGGCCGACCATGCTGAACCTTGGACTTCCCCGCACGAAATGGTCCGTAGCATCGGACACGGCATTGCCATACGTTCTGTTTAAGGTCTCGCGGTCGGGTCGTGCGGGGAGACCTCATGAATGGGCATGCGCCGAAACAGGCTGATTCGGAACCGGGTAGCGCGGGCACGGGCGAAAAGCGGAAAGCGCATCGCATGGCGCACGTTCTGCGCCGTGCGCCGCGCGGCCTGCCGGACCGTCTGCCACACGCCGTTGCAGCCGGCTTCACCCTCATCGAAGTGCTGATCGCGCTCGCCATCGTGGCGGTGGCGCTGGGCGCCGTGACGCGCGCCATCGGCGCGCTCGCCGCCGACACCGACAGCGCCCGCGGCCATCTGCTTGCACTCTGGAGCGCCGACAACGCGTTGAGCGCCATCCGCATCGCGGCCGCCTGGCCGCCGCCTGGGCGCACCACCTTCGCGTGTCCGCAGGGGCGCTACGCATTCGTGTGCAGACAGACCGTGACGACGCTCGGCAGCCCGCTCGTGCGCCAGGTGACGGTGAGCGTCTACGCGTCGGCCGCGAGCGCCAACGTGCTGGCCGAAGTCGTCACGGTCATTCAGAACGAGGCGCGCTAGCGCAAGGCCGATGAGAACCGCGCGTGCCGCAATCGTCACCCCACGGCCGGGTACCGCAAGGCCGCGCCGCCGCGCACGCGGCTTCACGCTCATCGAGATGCTCGTCGCCATCGCGCTGCTCGCCGTGATCGCGCTGCTCTCATGGCGCGGACTC
It encodes the following:
- a CDS encoding SDR family NAD(P)-dependent oxidoreductase, whose translation is MNRLNGKTAVITGGATGIGRAAAKRFIEEGAFVFIFGRRQEALDAALADLGPHARAVKGSVSDAADLDRLYAAVKAERGTLDIVLANAGTGSPLALGQITGQHIDETFATNVKGTIFTVQKALPLMGPGGSIILTGSSAGTTGAPGFTAYSASKAAVRNLARTWAEDLKGTGIRVNVLSPGATATELAKQALGEEGQKAYGAMTPLQRMADPAEIGAVAAFLASSDSSFMTASEVAVDGGLAQL
- a CDS encoding LysR family transcriptional regulator, coding for MLDNVTINQLRAFVAVCDEGSFSGAARQLRRAQSAISHAISALESAFDVVLFERNTRKATLTAAGRSLLPDARGVISRTEEMKMRAVAIAEAGVPQVSVAVDTYFPRAHLIECLRTVQADFPTVAINLRMTTMQGGERLVVEGTCALAVTITDVPELNPATIERQHLCDAQMVTVCAPSHPLASIAGPIPREEFARHIQLVVTDNQPHAEKTQQGVASERQWWVNDLGAKHDLLRGGLCWGHMPRHMVAEDLANGTLVELQRRAWHMRPLTFMISQRRGYAFSACETRLVELLGHRQRFSKGGKTKASVKRGR
- the gspI gene encoding type II secretion system minor pseudopilin GspI — protein: MAHVLRRAPRGLPDRLPHAVAAGFTLIEVLIALAIVAVALGAVTRAIGALAADTDSARGHLLALWSADNALSAIRIAAAWPPPGRTTFACPQGRYAFVCRQTVTTLGSPLVRQVTVSVYASAASANVLAEVVTVIQNEAR